Genomic DNA from Streptococcus uberis:
CCATATGCTTGACTTGCTTCAACACGAGGACCGCTCGTATTATTCATGTTTTTTGGTAAACCAACTACAAATTTATCAACTTGGTACTGCTTTACAAGTTCAGAAAGTCTCTCAAAACCAAAACTGTTCTTTTCTTCATCAATTGGTATAATTTCAAGTCCTTGAGCCGTAAAACCCAGTGGGTCACTAATGGCAACACCTACTGTCTTAGAACCGACATCTAGTCCCATTATCCTCATTTAACGTCAATCCCATTTCCTTGAAGATAATAGCGAACCAATTCTTCAACAATTTCATCACGTTCATATTTACGAATCTGATTACGCGCATCATTATATCGAGGAACATAAGCAGGGTCTCCACTTAATACATAACCTACAATTTGATTGATAGGATTATAACCTTTTTCCTCTAAAGAATGATATACTGCAGTCAACGTTTCGCTGATTTCTTTTTTATCTCCATCATCCAATTTAAAGCGAACAGTTTCGTCTGTAAATCCCATACTTACACCTTCTTTCTAAACTAAGTGCTATGATTAATTATAGCTTATTTTTTGAGATTTAACAAGAAATCTAGTTATGAGCAATCAAAAAAAGCTCATATGAGCTTTTTTGAGTTTATAGAGCAGCACGCAATCGTGCTTCAGTATTTTCAATATTACGAATAGAACGTGGCAAGAAAGCTCTAATATCATCTTCCTTATAGCCCACTTGAAGACGTTTATCATCAATCAGAATTGGACTTTTTAGAATACGAGGATTTTCTTGAATAAGATCAACGACTTCACTAACACTTAGTTCATCAATATTGCAATTCAAAGCTTTAGCGTAACGATTTTTTGACGAAACAATGCTTTCAACGCCATTTTCAGTTTTTGATAAAATTGCTAATATTTCTTCTTTTGTAAGTGGTTCTTTTCCTAAGTTTTGTTCACTATAAGGGAGCTTATGACCATTCAACCATGTTTTGGCTTTTTTACAGCTCGTACAACTAGAAATTGTGTAAATCTTAATCATGTTGTTCTCACTTTCTATTACGTGATATGGTAATTGTAACATAGAAAAAAAACAAGGACATAGGTCTTCGGACCTATTTTTTTGATTTTTTTAATAAAACCTTGTGAAGTTTTTCCTTATTTAACCGCGATATGACAACATCTTTCTTGCAAGAACATCTGATTTGTTTTGCCATTCTTTGTTTTTATCTAATAAATTAAAAATACTTTTAATTTTTGGAATCCTCACTAATCTCCCCGTCAATAGAACTAATTCCACTAACAAGTCTGCTTTTTCTGTTCAAGAAATCAAAAAAGACCCGAGGGTCTTTTAGTGATTAATCTTCAATTTCAATGGCATCATCTAAGTCTAAGATAAACTCATCTGTTTCAGGTAGTTCAACTGTTTCTTGGTTATTATCAAGTACTTCATCTTCTAATAAACCAACTTTTACACGAACCTTATGATCAATTTCGTCAAAAATTTCAGGATGATCTGCTAAGAATTTCTTCGCATTCTCAGAACCTTGACCGATTTTCTCACCATTATAGGAGAACCATGCACCTGCTTTTTGGATTACGTCTAGGTCTGACGCGATTTTAATCAATTCACCTGTACGAGAGATACCTTCTCCATACATAATTTCAACTTCAGCAACTTTAAACGGTGGTGCAACTTTGTTTTTAACAACCTTAATTTTAGTCTCTTTACCAATACTGCTATCTTTTTGATCACCAGTTCCCTTAATTTGTGTATTTCCACGAACATCTAATCGAACGGAAGCATAGAATTTAAGAGCACGACCACCAGGTGTTGTTTCTGGATTTCCAAACATAACACCTACTTTTTCACGCAATTGATTGATAAAAATTGCAATTGTTTTCGTTTTATTGATGGACGCTGATAATTTACGCATCGCTTGACTCATCATTCGAGCCTGTAAGCCTACATGACTGTCACCAATATCACCATCTATTTCCGCACGAGGAACAAGAGCCGCAACAGAGTCGATAACCACTAAATCAACTGCGCCTGAGTCAATCAATTTCCCTGCAATCTCCAAACCTTGTTCTCCAGAATCTGGTTGAGATAAAAGCAATTCATCAATATTAACTCCTAATGCAGCTGCATAGGCTGGATCTAAAGCATGTTCCGCATCAATAAATGCTGCAATTCCACCCTCTTTTTGAGCCTGAGCAACAGCATGTAAAGCTACAGTTGTCTTACCAGAAGATTCTGGTCCATAAATCTCAATAATACGTCCCTTTGGATAACCACCTGCACCCAAAGCGATGTCTAGGGCCAAACTTCCAGAACTCATGACTTGAACTTTTTGTTCCGCACGCTCGCCTAGGCGCATAACAGCCCCTTTACCAAAGTCTTTCTCGATATTTTTTAAGGCATCGTCTAGGGCCTTGCGACGATCTTCACCAAATTTTTTTGAAATGTCATCTGTTTTTTTCACTTTTTTTGCCAATTTTTTCTCCTCTATCATGGTAGAAAAAAGTTAGTACCTTTTAGAACATGACAACTAACTTATTTTTCTACAGTTATTATATTATAGCAAATTCAAACCATTTAATAAAGTTTTTCGGACCAAATCAAAAGCGTGTAAACAAGCAATATACCGGATGTCTGAACGACTTCTTCCACCTATTGATACTTTATATGATTTTGCTCCTTTTAAGGTTGCAATTCCAATAAACACTGTTCCCACATTATGTCCTTCTAAAGCATCTGGTCCTGCCACACCTGTTAGTCCAACTCCAATATCACTTGCTGTTAAATGACGTGACTGCTCCGCCATTTTTTTAGCCGTAAACGCACTTACAACTCCATGGAGCTCTAAATCACTTAGCTGTAACTGTAACATTTTAGCCTTTTCCTCAATATGGTATGTCACAAAACCGCCACGAAATAGTTTAGAAGATCCTGGAAAGTCGGCAATTGTTGATTGAAAAAGCCCAGCGGTTAGACTCTCTGCAGCTGTTATTGTCATGCTTCTTTCCTTTAACA
This window encodes:
- the ruvX gene encoding Holliday junction resolvase RuvX: MRIMGLDVGSKTVGVAISDPLGFTAQGLEIIPIDEEKNSFGFERLSELVKQYQVDKFVVGLPKNMNNTSGPRVEASQAYGKKIEDLFHIPVVYQDERLTTVQAERMLIEQADISRGKRKKVIDKLAAQLILQNYLDRTF
- the spx gene encoding transcriptional regulator Spx, giving the protein MIKIYTISSCTSCKKAKTWLNGHKLPYSEQNLGKEPLTKEEILAILSKTENGVESIVSSKNRYAKALNCNIDELSVSEVVDLIQENPRILKSPILIDDKRLQVGYKEDDIRAFLPRSIRNIENTEARLRAAL
- the recA gene encoding recombinase RecA, encoding MAKKVKKTDDISKKFGEDRRKALDDALKNIEKDFGKGAVMRLGERAEQKVQVMSSGSLALDIALGAGGYPKGRIIEIYGPESSGKTTVALHAVAQAQKEGGIAAFIDAEHALDPAYAAALGVNIDELLLSQPDSGEQGLEIAGKLIDSGAVDLVVIDSVAALVPRAEIDGDIGDSHVGLQARMMSQAMRKLSASINKTKTIAIFINQLREKVGVMFGNPETTPGGRALKFYASVRLDVRGNTQIKGTGDQKDSSIGKETKIKVVKNKVAPPFKVAEVEIMYGEGISRTGELIKIASDLDVIQKAGAWFSYNGEKIGQGSENAKKFLADHPEIFDEIDHKVRVKVGLLEDEVLDNNQETVELPETDEFILDLDDAIEIED
- a CDS encoding IreB family regulatory phosphoprotein, producing the protein MGFTDETVRFKLDDGDKKEISETLTAVYHSLEEKGYNPINQIVGYVLSGDPAYVPRYNDARNQIRKYERDEIVEELVRYYLQGNGIDVK